Proteins encoded together in one Prunus dulcis chromosome 3, ALMONDv2, whole genome shotgun sequence window:
- the LOC117622436 gene encoding F-box protein At3g07870-like yields MTRKRKSTAKAIEIGNKGKQIQQIQVMGPFISDLPKSVLQDVLIKLPIRSIIMCKTVCKAWYSLISDHEFAKLHLAQAEACPLVRPSAPTRVSRTVYLLELEEKSDFDLKDYVGDAGTSDCIHFHLRMNFAKFKIPLRNADQAIHAMRNRKGRTKRKPGIKLEPLDHKYMYVNSCNGLLFLAETFYNDPLVVCNPITGEFIQLPEASKDESRERLSIRCALGYSLKTNQYKVLRVFSQGTPNLVRMVELYTLGQSSWKSLGTAPTSAAYMLLTLPTYLNGELYWFYYESSYEIASFDFDNEQFHSVPTPPFELEECQHVSLGLLGGSLCVCYAHENCINVWVMEDYGTQKSWTNRFSIKTDDGVWWPKGLYEPMRYLKNGGLLMFNHSTVTLIYYHPRNYRSLIYLKLRGFSPYFEAISHVPSFISLKDILMGNDVEVLNINSRCAECKLPGETRGLDLVNLDADVASDDRSFKEFRMKQGFYRWQ; encoded by the exons AtgacaaggaaaagaaaatcaacagCTAAGGCCATCGAAATaggaaacaaaggaaaacaaattcaacaaaTTCAAGTAATGGGTCCTTTTATATCAGATCTTCCAAAGTCTGTCCTTCAAGATGTTCTAATAAAACTGCCGATAAGGAGCATTATCATGTGCAAAACTGTCTGCAAGGCTTGGTATTCTCTGATTTCAGACCATGAATTTGCTAAGCTGCACCTTGCACAAGCTGAGGCCTGTCCTTTGGTCCGACCCTCTGCCCCAACACGCGTGTCAAGGACCGTTTACTTGCTTGAGCTGGAAGAAAAGTCTGATTTTGACTTGAAGGACTATGTCGGTGATGCTGGCACATCGGACTGTATCCACTTTCACCTCCGAATGAATTTTGCCAAATTCAAGATCCCTTTGCGGAATGCTGACCAAGCCATCCATGCAATGCGTAATAGGAAAGGTAGAACTAAAAGGAAACCTGGCATTAAGTTGGAGCCATTGGATCACAAATACATGTATGTGAATTCGTGTAATGGCTTGCTTTTCTTGGCTGAAACATTCTACAACGACCCTCTTGTTGTGTGCAATCCAATAACAGGTGAATTTATACAACTTCCTGAAGCTTCCAAGGATGAGAGTCGAGAGAGATTATCTATACGCTGTGCATTAGGTTACAGTCTGAAGACTAACCAATATAAGGTGTTGAGAGTCTTTAGTCAAGGAACACCCAATCTAGTTCGGATGGTTGAGTTGTACACACTTGGGCAGAGTTCATGGAAATCTCTTGGTACTGCTCCCACGTCAGCAGCATATATGCTATTGACATTGCCTACTTATCTGAATGGAGAGCTTTATTGGTTTTACTATGAGAGTTCATATGAGATAGCGTCTTTTGACTTTGACAATGAGCAATTTCACTCAGTTCCAACACCTCCTTTTGAACTGGAGGAATGTCAGCATGTGAGCTTGGGACTTTTGGGAGGTTCTCTTTGTGTATGCTATGCTCATGAGAATTGTATCAATGTGTGGGTAATGGAAGATTATGGTACACAAAAATCTTGGACCAATAGATTTTCTATTAAGACTGATGATGGTGTGTGGTGGCCAAAAGGTTTATATGAACCAATGAGATACTTAAAAAATGGGGGTTTGTTGATGTTTAACCATTCTACTGTCACTTTGATTTACTATCACCCAAGAAACTACAGATCGTTAATTTATCTTAAGCTTCGTGGGTTTAGTCCATATTTTGAAGCAATTAGTCATGTTCCAAGCTTCATTTCTCTCAAGGACATTTTGATGGGCAATGATGTAGAAGTACTGAATATAAATTCAAG GTGTGCAGAGTGCAAGCTTCCCGGCGAGACTAGAGGTCTTGATTTGGTGAATTTGGATGCAGACGTGGCATCAGATGATCGTTCTTTTAAGGAATTTAGAATGAAACAGGGATTCTACCGGTGGCAATAA
- the LOC117621687 gene encoding berberine bridge enzyme-like 1: protein MLTNLCHCCWKQFPELGLKEDDCKEMSWIESVLWWANYDNGTSPDVLLDRNPDHANFLKRKSDYVQTPISKSRLELVWKKMIEIGKIGLVFNPYGGMMGRIPASATPFPHRAGNLFKVQYSVSWGEAGAEAEKNYTTDTRRLFRFMTPFVSKNPRSAFLNYRDLDIGVNKFGNRSYEQRKVYGLKYFNDHFDRLMKVETAVDPANFFRNEQSIPPLPTLNSDPHPILHLDAKDGSSSKLSMGKVKLVLAVLVYSFISF, encoded by the coding sequence ATGCTGACCAACTTGTGTCATTGTTGTTGGAAGCAGTTTCCTGAGTTAGGTTTGAAGGAGGATGACTGTAAGGAGATGAGCTGGATTGAGTCTGTGCTTTGGTGGGCTAACTATGATAATGGGACCTCCCCTGATGTGTTGCTTGATAGAAATCCTGATCATGCAAATTTCCTGAAAAGAAAGTCTGATTATGTTCAAACCCCAATTTCCAAAAGTAGGTTGGAGTTAGTGTGGAAGAAGATGATTGAAATAGGCAAAATAGGTTTGGTTTTCAATCCATATGGTGGAATGATGGGTCGGATTCCGGCCTCTGCCACCCCTTTTCCGCACCGTGCCGGGAACTTGTTCAAAGTTCAGTACTCAGTGAGCTGGGGGGAAGCAGGGGCTGAAGCAGAGAAGAATTATACCACAGACACCAGGAGGCTTTTCAGGTTCATGACCCCATTTGTGTCCAAGAACCCAAGGAGTGCTTTCTTGAATTACAGGGACCTTGACATTGGTGTCAATAAATTTGGTAATAGAAGCTATGAACAGAGGAAGGTGTATGGCTTGAAGTACTTCAATGACCATTTTGATAGGTTGATGAAGGTGGAGACTGCTGTTGATCCAGCAAATTTCTTCAGGAACGAGCAGAGTATCCCCCCTCTTCCAACTTTGAACTCAGACCCTCATCCGATCTTGCACTTAGATGCGAAAGATGGCTCGAGTTCCAAGCTTTCAATGGGGAAGGTGAAGCTAGTACTGGCTGTGCTGGTGTACtcgtttatttctttttaa
- the LOC117622469 gene encoding F-box/kelch-repeat protein At3g06240-like encodes MGPFITDVPKSVLQDVILKLPTKSIIMCKSVCKTWYSLISDPAFARLHFAQAEAYPMVRPVGGRSVSRNLFLVEPEDSFGFDLKDHDCNRSRVHMNLSKYKFPLCDAEELLNYHRNGDVMPSHETEREVPMKITNIDDNNNEVDWGEGIAFMMQYDHNNYNLVNSCNGLLCLSDVFVNYPAAVCNPITGEFINLPYGPKHEKAMTLIGSGLGFSPRTNEYKVVRILKERTPDPNKIAEIHTLGTGSWKSVGTAPFSDAELSFPTCVKGMLYWFCDRWTGCSVISFDLDTEEFQSVPSLPFLEDDCDVGMGDLEGSLCLCETESFEINVWVMNDSGPQKLWMKKLSIRTGFSGRWPDGVYIPMKYFENDGLLMFNSSVNAFFYYHPGNHSPFIYLKLREINKFSSEAISHVPSFISLKDILVGKDVEILNINSRCAVLKLPGETEALSLVEEMPVRCASHSWEE; translated from the exons ATGGGTCCTTTTATAACAGATGTTCCAAAGTCTGTCCTTCAAGATGTTATATTAAAGCTGCCAACAAAGAGCATTATCATGTGCAAAAGCGTCTGCAAGACTTGGTATTCTCTAATTTCGGACCCTGCATTTGCCAGGCTGCACTTCGCACAAGCAGAGGCCTATCCTATGGTCCGGCCCGTGGGTGGAAGAAGCGTGTCAAGAAACCTTTTCTTGGTTGAGCCTGAAGATAgctttggttttgatttgaagGACCATGATTGTAACCGGTCTCGTGTCCACATGAATCTTTCCAAATATAAATTCCCATTGTGTGATGCTGAGGAGTTACTCAATTACCATAGGAATGGCGATGTGATGCCCAGTCATGAAACTGAAAGAGAGGTTCCCATGAAGATAACGAATATTGATGACAACAACAACGAGGTGGATTGGGGTGAAGGTATCGCTTTCATGATGCAATATGATCACAACAACTACAACTTGGTAAATTCTTGTAACGGTTTGCTTTGCCTGTCTGATGTTTTCGTGAATTACCCTGCTGCTGTATGCAATCCAATAACCGGAGAATTCATAAACCTTCCCTATGGTCCTAAACATGAGAAGGCAATGACTTTAATCGGTAGTGGATTAGGTTTCAGTCCGAGGACTAACGAATATAAGGTGGTGAGAATTCTTAAGGAACGGACACCTGATCCCAATAAGATTGCTGAGATACACACCCTGGGAACAGGTTCATGGAAATCTGTTGGCACTGCTCCCTTTTCAGACGCTGAGCTATCATTCCCCACTTGTGTGAAAGGAATGCTTTATTGGTTTTGCGATAGGTGGACAGGTTGTAGCGTGATTTCATTTGACTTGGATACTGAAGAGTTCCAATCGGTTCCATCACTGCCTTTTCTGGAGGATGATTGTGATGTGGGCATGGGAGATTTGGAAGGTAGTCTTTGTCTGTGTGAAACTGAGAGTTTTGAAATCAATGTGTGGGTAATGAATGATTCTGGTCCACAAAAACTTTGGATGAAGAAGTTATCGATTCGTACTGGTTTTTCTGGAAGGTGGCCAGATGGCGTATACATACCCATGAAATACTTTGAGAATGATGGTCTGCTGATGTTTAATTCTAGTGTCAATGCCTTCTTTTACTATCACCCAGGAAACCATAGTCCATTCATTTATCTTAAGCTTCGAGAGATCAATAAATTTTCTTCTGAGGCAATTAGTCATGTTCCGAGCTTTATTTCGTTGAAGGATATTCTGGTGGGGAAGGATGTAGAAATACTGAATATAAATTCAAG GTGTGCAGTGTTGAAGCTGCCCGGAGAGACCGAAGCCCTATCTCTGGTGGAAGAAATGCCAGTTCGATGCGCTTCTCACAGTTGGGAAGAATGA
- the LOC117622470 gene encoding histone H4-like — protein sequence MSRLGKEDKGLGKGGAKRHHKVLRNNIQGITRPAIRRLACRGGVKRISGLIYEETRGVLKIFFENVIRDAVTYTEHARRKTVMAMDVVYALKRQGRTLYDFSGYGFLIFKVLLSRNGVVGSVSLILIS from the exons ATGTCTCGGCTTGGCAAGGAAGACAAGGGTCTAGGAAAGGGAGGAGCTAAACGGCACCATAAGGTCCTTCGCAATAACATCCAAGGCATCACCAGGCCGGCCATTCGTCGTTTGGCTTGCAGAGGAGGTGTGAAGCGTATCAGCGGTCTGATCTACGAGGAGACACGTGGCGTGCTCAAGATCTTCTTTGAGAATGTGATCAGAGACGCTGTGACCTACACCGAGCACGCTCGCCGCAAGACGGTGATGGCCATGGATGTGGTCTATGCCCTGAAGAGGCAGGGCAGGACCCTTTACGATTTCAGTGGCTAtggttttctgatttttaaaGTCTTGCTGTCAAGAAATGGGGTTGTTGGTTCAGTTTCGTTGATATTAATTAG TTGA
- the LOC117622565 gene encoding F-box/kelch-repeat protein At3g06240-like, which translates to MGPFITDVPKSVLQDVILKLPTKSIIMCKSVCKTWYSLISDPAFARLHFAQAEAYPMVRPVDGRSVSRNLFLVEPEDSFGFDLKDHDCNRSRVHMNLSKYKFPLCHAEELLNYHRNGNVMPSHETEREVHMKITKIDDNNNEVDWGESIAFTMQYDHNNYNLVNSCNGLLCLSDFFVKYPAAVCNPVTGEFINLPHGPQHEKAMTLIGSGLGFSPRTNKYKVVRILKERTPDPNKVAEIHTLGTGSWKSVGTAPCSDSQQSFPTCVKGMLYWFCGEWTCASVISFDLDTEEFKSVPSLPFREGGRDVGMGDLGGSLCLCKIESFEINVWVMNDSGPQKLWMKKISTRTGFARSWPSGIYIPMKYFENDGLLLFNSCLNAFFYHHPGNHSPFIYLKLREMNYSSSEAISHVPSFISLKDILVGKDVEILNINSRCAVLKLPGETEALSLVEENASSILF; encoded by the exons ATGGGTCCTTTTATAACAGATGTTCCAAAGTCTGTCCTTCAAGATGTTATATTAAAGCTGCCAACAAAGAGCATTATCATGTGCAAAAGCGTCTGCAAGACTTGGTATTCTCTAATTTCGGACCCTGCATTTGCCAGGCTGCACTTCGCACAAGCAGAGGCCTATCCTATGGTCCGGCCCGTGGATGGAAGAAGCGTGTCAAGAAACCTTTTCTTGGTTGAGCCTGAAGATAgctttggttttgatttgaagGACCATGATTGTAACCGGTCTCGTGTCCACATGAATCTTTCCAAATATAAATTCCCATTGTGTCATGCTGAGGAGTTACTCAATTACCATAGGAATGGCAATGTGATGCCTAGTCATGAAACTGAAAGAGAGGTTCACATGAAGATCACGAAAATTGATGACAACAACAACGAGGTGGATTGGGGTGAAAGTATCGCTTTCACGATGCAATATGATCACAACAACTACAACTTGGTAAATTCTTGTAACGGTTTGCTTTGCCTGTCTGATTTTTTCGTGAAGTACCCTGCTGCTGTGTGCAATCCAGTAACCGGCGAATTTATAAACCTTCCCCATGGTCCTCAACATGAGAAGGCAATGACTTTAATCGGTAGTGGATTAGGTTTCAGTCCGAGGACTAACAAATATAAGGTGGTGAGAATTCTTAAGGAACGGACACCTGATCCCAATAAGGTTGCTGAGATACACACCCTGGGAACAGGTTCATGGAAATCTGTTGGCACTGCTCCCTGCTCAGACTCTCAGCAATCATTCCCCACTTGTGTGAAAGGAATGCTTTATTGGTTTTGCGGTGAGTGGACATGTGCTAGTGTGATTTCATTTGACTTGGATACTGAAGAGTTCAAATCGGTTCCATCACTGCCTTTTCGGGAGGGTGGTCGTGATGTGGGCATGGGAGATTTGGGAGGTAGCCTTTGTCTGTGTAAAATTGAGAGTTTTGAAATCAATGTGTGGGTAATGAATGATTCTGGTCCACAAAAACTTTGGATGAAGAAGATATCGACTCGTACTGGTTTTGCTCGAAGTTGGCCAAGTGGCATATACATACCCATGAAATACTTTGAGAATGACGGTCTGTTGTTGTTTAATTCTTGTCTCAATGCCTTCTTTTACCATCACCCAGGAAACCACAGTCCATTCATTTATCTTAAGCTTCGAGAGATGAATTATTCATCTTCTGAGGCAATTAGTCATGTTCCGAGCTTTATTTCGCTCAAGGATATTCTGGTGGGGAAGGATGTAGAAATACTGAATATCAATTCAAG GTGTGCAGTGTTGAAGCTGCCCGGAGAGACCGAAGCCCTATCTCTGGTGGAAGAAAATGCCAGTTCGATACTCTTCTGA